A single candidate division KSB1 bacterium DNA region contains:
- a CDS encoding DASS family sodium-coupled anion symporter, with the protein MASGHDGDQAAVARRLWKWCALAAGPILFVGVLWGLRGTMGLEPAAHRVLALGALMAWWWITEAVPVPATALLPLVILPALRVQPMHEVAASYGDSTIFLFMGGFFLAATMQRWGLHKRLALHVIRLMGTNPRTLVLSFMIAAAALSMWISNTATTLMMYPIALALVLHLGEGSAAVDERQRTRLRTALMLGVAYGSSIGGIGTLIGTPPNLIFVAQLRRLFPQAPAIGFLDWMKVGMPLVVLFLPLSWLVLTRIVLPVGKERIAGGREVLAQELAKLGRPSRGEWLVAGLFVLTALAWVGRADIDLGFLRIPGWAGLLGVGGTVNDATVAMTTAVLLFALPVDVKKGQFLLDWETARGIPWGVLILFGGGIALAGAFEHSGLATWVAERLRSLGSLPPVLLTMLVCLTVTFLTEVTSNTAIASIFMPVLGAAAVAVRMNPLLLMVPGAITASCAFMLPVATPPNAVVFASGYLTIPQMAKAGVLLNFLGVILVTLVVYAVAIPAFGIKVGQVPAWVP; encoded by the coding sequence GTGGCAAGCGGACATGATGGTGACCAGGCCGCGGTAGCGCGTCGTCTGTGGAAGTGGTGCGCCCTTGCCGCCGGTCCTATCCTATTTGTTGGTGTGCTCTGGGGCTTGCGCGGGACCATGGGACTGGAACCGGCGGCGCACCGTGTGCTTGCCCTGGGTGCGCTGATGGCCTGGTGGTGGATTACGGAGGCCGTACCTGTACCGGCCACCGCGCTGCTCCCCTTGGTGATCTTGCCCGCACTCAGGGTCCAGCCCATGCATGAAGTGGCTGCGAGCTACGGCGACAGCACAATCTTCTTGTTCATGGGCGGATTCTTTCTGGCTGCAACCATGCAACGGTGGGGGCTGCACAAACGCCTCGCCCTCCACGTGATCCGACTCATGGGGACAAATCCCCGTACCCTGGTGCTCAGCTTTATGATTGCTGCAGCCGCACTTTCCATGTGGATCTCCAATACCGCCACCACCTTGATGATGTACCCTATTGCTCTGGCGCTGGTGCTGCACCTGGGTGAGGGTTCTGCAGCGGTGGACGAGCGCCAGCGGACGCGCCTACGCACAGCCCTGATGCTGGGCGTTGCCTATGGCTCCAGCATCGGCGGCATCGGCACCCTCATCGGCACACCCCCAAACCTCATTTTTGTCGCCCAGCTCCGTCGGCTGTTTCCCCAGGCACCAGCTATCGGCTTTCTGGATTGGATGAAGGTGGGGATGCCGCTGGTGGTTCTGTTCTTGCCGCTGAGCTGGTTGGTGCTTACGCGCATCGTCTTGCCAGTGGGCAAGGAGAGGATCGCCGGGGGCCGAGAAGTGCTAGCGCAGGAGCTGGCGAAGCTTGGGCGGCCGTCCCGCGGTGAGTGGCTGGTGGCGGGCCTATTTGTGCTTACGGCCCTGGCCTGGGTGGGGCGAGCGGACATCGACCTCGGCTTCCTGCGCATACCAGGATGGGCCGGTCTGCTGGGAGTAGGGGGCACGGTGAATGATGCCACGGTTGCCATGACCACCGCGGTGCTTCTTTTTGCGCTGCCGGTCGACGTAAAGAAAGGGCAGTTTCTGTTGGATTGGGAGACGGCGCGGGGTATCCCCTGGGGCGTCCTTATTCTGTTCGGCGGAGGGATCGCCTTGGCTGGAGCCTTCGAGCACTCTGGACTGGCCACCTGGGTGGCTGAGCGACTAAGGTCGCTGGGCTCGCTCCCACCGGTGCTATTGACGATGTTGGTCTGCCTGACGGTGACTTTTCTCACCGAGGTGACCTCAAATACCGCGATCGCCTCCATTTTCATGCCGGTGCTTGGCGCCGCGGCAGTGGCCGTGCGCATGAACCCCCTGTTGCTCATGGTGCCCGGGGCTATCACTGCCTCGTGCGCCTTCATGTTGCCGGTGGCCACACCGCCGAACGCGGTGGTCTTTGCCTCGGGGTACCTGACTATCCCGCAGATGGCCAAGGCAGGTGTTCTGTTGAACTTCTTAGGGGTTATCCTCGTTACACTGGTGGTATATGCCGTGGCAATTCCCGCGTTTGGTATCAAGGTTGGACAGGTGCCAGCCTGGGTGCCGTGA
- a CDS encoding PAS domain-containing protein, whose protein sequence is MAAFLRSNRDRIVHLWATEIQRSIPSYRSRPLSELLMTTGKHLDATIHLLESGSYERLHEFMHEIAPMRIQQGFRLSDIQRAFLVGKRVISDLVEQAYAEDQGSLYATLHQVEEPFHQTVLEYSDIYQELQVKEVERRSREALKAEEERRLLEQVQAEREKLDRLVAAIGADIAIIDRDMRVVWHNRYLCRGEADEEVKPGTKCDVLGWHTQRGCEDCATVRAFRSGHVEQSNVELHNGNGQTRYFQIIATPLRGSDGSIAQVLELVREVTDIRELERRVDTQQEFLEAVSNDSADAIVGLDAHNRIIFWNKGAEAIFEYPTFEILHKRITVLTPPGSERRKRLRHLLAQVRRDRYLRNIETILTTKAGREVPVDVTLSTICDDKGRIIGYSSVIRDISERKRLEEKVLQAERLATVGRMAAKVAHDIRNPLSSISLNVELLGDEVANLSQASREEIRDLLNSIASEVDRLAQMSQEYLEFARIPKLKLQLTDVNQLFQELLRRSAVELAAKGIQVCTQYREGLPQVRVDRAQMYRALQNLLRNAIEAMPNGGTLTLATEHDGQYVQLRVADTGVGIEERELPKIFEPFHSTKEFGTGLGLTITRHVVEEHGGSVQCTSTVGVGSEFVIFLPIRGAQSVEVV, encoded by the coding sequence TTGGCTGCATTTCTGAGAAGCAACCGCGATCGCATTGTGCACCTCTGGGCGACCGAAATCCAGCGCTCCATCCCCAGCTACCGGTCGCGTCCGCTCTCGGAGCTGCTCATGACCACCGGCAAGCATCTTGATGCCACAATCCACCTCCTTGAGTCCGGTTCCTATGAGCGGCTGCATGAGTTCATGCACGAGATCGCGCCTATGCGCATCCAGCAAGGCTTTCGGTTGTCGGACATCCAGCGTGCATTCCTGGTGGGCAAACGCGTGATCTCGGATCTGGTGGAACAGGCGTACGCGGAAGACCAGGGGAGCCTTTACGCTACTTTGCACCAGGTGGAAGAGCCGTTCCACCAGACCGTGCTGGAGTACTCCGACATCTACCAGGAGCTTCAGGTGAAGGAGGTGGAACGGCGGAGCCGCGAGGCATTAAAGGCCGAGGAGGAGCGGCGGCTTCTCGAGCAGGTGCAAGCCGAGCGCGAGAAGCTCGACCGATTGGTAGCAGCCATTGGCGCGGATATCGCCATCATCGATCGCGACATGCGTGTAGTGTGGCACAACCGTTACCTATGCCGTGGCGAGGCCGACGAGGAGGTCAAACCAGGGACCAAATGTGATGTGTTAGGCTGGCACACACAGCGCGGGTGCGAGGACTGTGCCACCGTCCGGGCCTTCCGCAGCGGACACGTGGAGCAGAGCAACGTGGAACTGCACAATGGGAATGGGCAGACGCGTTATTTCCAGATCATCGCCACCCCCCTTCGAGGCTCAGATGGGTCCATCGCCCAGGTTTTGGAACTCGTGCGCGAGGTAACAGACATCCGCGAGCTGGAACGCCGAGTGGATACCCAGCAAGAGTTTCTCGAGGCAGTTAGCAATGACTCCGCCGATGCCATTGTCGGCCTTGATGCTCATAACCGCATCATCTTCTGGAACAAAGGAGCGGAAGCCATTTTTGAGTACCCCACCTTCGAGATTCTGCACAAGCGCATCACGGTACTGACACCGCCTGGCTCCGAACGGCGCAAACGGCTGCGCCATCTCTTGGCGCAGGTCCGCAGGGACCGCTACCTGCGCAACATCGAGACAATCCTCACTACCAAGGCAGGCCGCGAGGTGCCAGTGGATGTCACCTTGAGCACTATCTGCGACGACAAGGGCCGGATCATCGGCTATTCCTCGGTGATTCGTGACATCAGCGAGCGCAAGCGGTTGGAGGAGAAGGTACTCCAGGCGGAAAGGCTGGCCACTGTGGGGCGCATGGCCGCCAAGGTGGCGCATGATATTCGCAACCCGCTCTCGTCCATCAGCCTAAACGTGGAATTGCTCGGCGATGAGGTGGCCAATCTCAGCCAGGCTTCGCGAGAAGAGATTCGCGACCTGCTCAACTCCATCGCCTCGGAGGTGGATCGACTTGCCCAGATGAGCCAGGAGTACCTGGAGTTTGCGCGCATCCCCAAATTGAAGCTGCAGCTGACTGACGTCAATCAGCTGTTCCAAGAGCTCCTCCGGCGCTCGGCGGTGGAGTTGGCGGCAAAGGGAATCCAGGTGTGCACACAGTATCGAGAAGGCCTGCCGCAGGTCCGCGTGGACCGCGCGCAGATGTACCGTGCGCTGCAAAACCTTCTGCGGAACGCGATCGAGGCGATGCCCAACGGCGGCACGCTCACCTTGGCGACCGAGCACGACGGCCAGTACGTGCAGCTGAGAGTAGCCGACACCGGTGTGGGCATTGAAGAACGGGAGCTGCCCAAGATTTTTGAGCCGTTCCACAGCACCAAGGAGTTTGGCACAGGATTGGGGCTGACCATAACCCGCCACGTGGTGGAAGAACACGGCGGCTCGGTGCAGTGCACAAGCACGGTCGGCGTGGGCAGCGAATTCGTTATCTTTCTGCCCATTCGCGGGGCACAGAGTGTCGAGGTCGTGTGA
- a CDS encoding sigma-54 dependent transcriptional regulator, whose translation MSQVDKTILVVDDESDLRDSLGKVLRKEGYLVLLAESGEAALEILSTKHVDLVLTDLRMPQMGGMDLLRHIKRQWPDVEVLVLTAYGTIEGAVEAMRAGAYDFVTKPLKRAELLQAIRRAAERQTLALENRYLREELEGRQRYQLVVGRSEAMRRVMEWVERLSPISSTVLITGESGTGKELVARAIHARSPRAEKRFVAINCGAIPENLMESELFGHTRGAFTGAIRDKDGLFKVASGGTLFLDEIGSVPFGLQIKLLRAIEEKEILPVGSTTPISVDVRIIAASNRDLAKEVEKGTFREDLYYRLNVVGIEIPPLRQRKEDIPDLVHHFIRLHAVELNSKVEGIDDEAMAALMAYDWKGNVRELDNVIERAMILCDQPLIGLAHLPVNLQPSNYERQGRSRHLKEAVKDFERQHILSVLRHTEHDKERAAEILGLSLSSLYRKMAELGIPTSPVHS comes from the coding sequence GTGAGTCAAGTGGACAAGACAATACTGGTGGTCGACGACGAGAGCGATCTGCGCGACTCGCTGGGCAAGGTCCTACGCAAGGAAGGGTATCTTGTCTTGCTAGCGGAAAGTGGCGAGGCGGCGTTGGAGATACTGTCGACCAAGCATGTAGATTTGGTGCTCACCGACCTGCGCATGCCGCAGATGGGCGGGATGGACCTGCTGCGTCACATCAAGCGGCAGTGGCCGGATGTGGAGGTGCTGGTGCTGACCGCCTACGGCACCATCGAGGGGGCGGTGGAGGCGATGCGCGCCGGGGCCTACGATTTCGTGACCAAGCCGCTCAAGCGGGCAGAGCTGTTGCAGGCGATTCGGCGGGCGGCTGAACGCCAGACTCTTGCCTTGGAAAACCGCTACCTGCGCGAGGAGCTGGAAGGGCGACAGCGCTACCAGCTGGTGGTGGGACGGAGCGAGGCGATGCGCCGGGTGATGGAGTGGGTGGAGCGCCTCAGCCCCATCTCCTCCACGGTCCTGATCACCGGCGAGAGCGGCACAGGCAAGGAGTTGGTAGCGCGCGCTATTCACGCCCGCAGCCCCCGCGCGGAGAAGCGCTTCGTCGCCATCAACTGCGGCGCCATACCCGAGAATCTCATGGAGAGTGAACTCTTCGGCCACACCCGCGGCGCGTTCACCGGGGCTATCCGCGACAAAGATGGGCTTTTCAAGGTGGCTTCCGGCGGCACCCTGTTCCTGGATGAAATCGGCAGCGTCCCGTTCGGCCTGCAGATCAAACTGCTGCGCGCCATCGAGGAGAAGGAGATCCTGCCTGTCGGCAGCACTACCCCCATCTCCGTAGATGTGCGCATCATTGCCGCCTCCAATCGCGACCTGGCCAAGGAAGTGGAGAAGGGGACCTTCCGGGAGGACCTCTACTACCGGCTGAACGTGGTGGGCATCGAGATACCGCCATTGCGGCAGCGGAAGGAGGATATCCCGGATCTGGTCCACCACTTCATCCGCCTCCACGCGGTAGAGCTGAATTCCAAGGTGGAGGGCATCGATGACGAGGCGATGGCCGCCCTCATGGCCTACGACTGGAAGGGCAATGTGCGGGAGCTGGATAATGTGATTGAGCGGGCTATGATTCTGTGCGACCAGCCTCTGATTGGACTGGCGCATCTGCCCGTTAACCTGCAGCCCAGCAACTATGAGCGCCAGGGCCGTTCCCGGCATCTGAAGGAAGCAGTGAAGGACTTTGAACGTCAGCACATCCTGTCGGTGCTCCGCCACACCGAGCATGACAAGGAGCGGGCTGCAGAGATCTTGGGCCTGAGCCTTTCTTCCCTCTATCGGAAAATGGCAGAGTTGGGCATCCCAACCTCGCCAGTTCATTCTTAG
- a CDS encoding response regulator: MASQTPQYRVLIVDDDHEFRLSLGKTLAKQGYGVELAADGVEALRAVQNGAFDLVITDHRLPGLPGIELLAEIRRCSPHSMVILVTAYGDEAVQCRAREAGAFAYLDKPIKREEILKLVAQALQQRQPQVNPDPSGIEDQ, translated from the coding sequence ATGGCCTCTCAGACGCCACAATATCGCGTCCTCATTGTCGATGACGATCACGAGTTTCGGCTGTCGCTGGGCAAGACCCTCGCCAAACAGGGGTACGGTGTGGAACTTGCCGCCGATGGCGTGGAAGCACTGCGCGCGGTGCAGAACGGCGCGTTCGACCTCGTGATCACCGACCATCGGCTCCCTGGCCTGCCCGGGATCGAGTTGCTGGCGGAGATACGGCGGTGCAGTCCGCATTCGATGGTGATCCTGGTGACGGCCTATGGAGATGAAGCCGTACAGTGCCGCGCACGGGAGGCGGGGGCATTTGCCTATCTGGACAAGCCTATCAAGCGCGAGGAGATTCTCAAACTTGTGGCGCAAGCACTCCAGCAACGGCAACCACAGGTAAATCCTGATCCGTCAGGGATAGAGGACCAATGA
- a CDS encoding NAD(P)H-dependent oxidoreductase subunit E, translating into MKPEEVLEIIDKHRAVAGDTIAILREIQNKYGYLPEEALRIVAEKTGRSLVDLYAIATFYRSFRLTPRGKHLISVCMGTACHVRGSPMVAEEFQRQLGVRAGQTTSDGQFTLETVNCLGACALGPMVVVDGHYFPHMSKTKVRHVLDRTQEGLDKVDVTADERVFPVEVNCPRCNHSLMDPEYLIDGYPSIRLTISFGQKHGWVRLSSLYGSYTIASEHEIPMDTIIHNFCPHCHAELVGPSSCTECGAPMFPMVVRGGGMVQICSRRGCKNHMLDLYGVNF; encoded by the coding sequence ATGAAGCCTGAAGAGGTGCTCGAGATCATCGACAAGCACCGAGCCGTCGCAGGCGACACTATCGCCATCCTTCGAGAGATCCAGAACAAATACGGCTATCTTCCTGAAGAGGCGCTCCGCATTGTTGCCGAGAAGACAGGCCGCTCCCTGGTCGACCTCTACGCCATTGCCACATTCTACCGCTCTTTCCGCCTTACCCCCCGAGGAAAGCATCTCATCTCCGTATGCATGGGGACCGCCTGCCACGTGCGCGGCTCGCCGATGGTGGCGGAGGAGTTCCAACGTCAACTTGGTGTCCGCGCTGGGCAGACCACCAGTGACGGCCAGTTTACCCTCGAGACGGTCAACTGCCTGGGAGCCTGTGCCTTGGGTCCAATGGTGGTGGTGGACGGGCACTACTTTCCCCACATGTCTAAGACTAAGGTGCGCCACGTCCTGGACCGCACACAGGAAGGCCTGGACAAAGTGGATGTGACCGCCGACGAGCGGGTCTTTCCGGTGGAGGTCAACTGTCCCCGCTGTAACCACAGCCTCATGGACCCCGAGTATCTCATCGACGGATACCCTTCGATTCGGCTGACGATCTCCTTCGGGCAAAAGCACGGCTGGGTTCGTCTTTCCTCGCTCTACGGCAGCTACACCATTGCCTCAGAACACGAAATCCCTATGGACACGATCATCCACAACTTCTGTCCTCACTGCCATGCGGAGCTGGTGGGCCCATCCAGCTGCACTGAGTGCGGGGCCCCGATGTTTCCCATGGTGGTCCGCGGTGGGGGTATGGTGCAAATCTGCTCGCGGCGCGGGTGCAAGAACCACATGCTGGACCTTTATGGCGTGAACTTTTGA
- the nuoF gene encoding NADH-quinone oxidoreductase subunit NuoF, which yields MRRLNCIDEFYQLQRILVADHDLSMPTIVISAGTCGQASGANDLIRIAKRELLAKGLTDKIRLLITGCHGFCEMEPSVLVEPARIFYPKVTIPDMVRIVEAVANGQVIEELLYVDPVTGERIAKQDDVPFFRKQVRTILGRNERLDPIRIYNYIALGGYSSFMKVLARRSPNWVIEEVKASGLRGRGGAGFPTGKKWELLATQPDGRGKFLVCNADEGDPGAYMDRSVLEGNPHSIIEGMLIGAYGTGATEGVIYVRDEYPLAIKHLIIALRQARELGLLGENILRTGFSFDIRLVRGAGAFVCGEETALMHSIEGRVGEPRQRPPFPVQRGINGRPTAINNVETWANIPVIFEMGADKFASIGTKGNSGTKIFSLVGKIRNTGLVEVPMGITIKEIVYDIGGGPVGKAKIKAVQTGGPSGGCIPASLFDLPIDYDSLSQAGSIMGSGGMIVMDENTCMVDVAKYFMNFLRDESCGKCFTCRKGTQRMWEIVDDISRGKGRPEQIDLLQELAEVVKDTTMCGLGQTASNPVLSTLRYFRHEYEEHIHRRTCQAGVCKELVGAPCQSACPLGTEAWRYVAHIARGEYEEAYRAIREANPFPSVCARVCHHPCEDRCRAGVVSGQAIAIRALKRFITDRMDPMSYRPTRTKKVLKSSPAVAIVGAGPAGLTAAHYLSLMGYRVTVFEAEQRAGGMMVSAIPAYRLPRETLEKEIASVLDKSITIKYGVALGKDITIEGLFKDGFKAVFLALGAHKSRRLGIEGEDAEGVFPSIQYLRSFNLEGKQEAWGRVGVIGGGNSAVDAARVALRQRDVRSVTIFYRRTREEMPAFEEEIEAALQEGVRLETLVSPVAVLTRRGRVAGLRLIRNTLGDVDASGRRRPVPVPGSEFECELDSLVVAISEGSDVDSVAVASGQKIETTPQDTVKVDPETLCTNVPGVFAGGDVVRGPNTVVDAIADGKRAATMIDRFIRGEPLAQPPEVRLPKVYVPPVQVSEELAGARRVEVPRASVEWRKRGFAEVEMSLTTEEATREASRCLRCDLEFVQRPEQRA from the coding sequence ATGAGACGACTTAATTGCATCGACGAATTCTATCAGCTGCAGCGAATCTTGGTAGCTGACCATGACCTTTCCATGCCCACGATTGTCATCTCCGCGGGCACGTGCGGTCAGGCAAGCGGGGCCAATGACCTCATCCGCATCGCCAAGCGGGAACTGCTCGCCAAGGGGCTCACGGACAAGATCCGCCTCTTGATCACTGGGTGCCACGGCTTCTGCGAGATGGAGCCGTCGGTGCTGGTCGAGCCGGCCCGCATCTTCTACCCGAAGGTCACGATCCCGGACATGGTGCGTATCGTGGAGGCGGTGGCCAACGGCCAGGTAATCGAAGAGTTGCTCTACGTGGATCCGGTCACAGGCGAACGCATTGCCAAGCAGGACGATGTGCCCTTTTTCCGCAAGCAGGTGCGCACCATCTTGGGCCGCAACGAGAGGCTTGACCCCATTCGCATTTACAACTACATTGCGCTTGGCGGGTACAGCTCGTTCATGAAGGTCTTGGCGCGCCGTAGCCCGAACTGGGTCATCGAGGAAGTGAAGGCCTCAGGCTTGCGTGGCCGGGGTGGCGCAGGTTTTCCCACCGGCAAAAAGTGGGAACTTTTGGCCACCCAACCGGACGGACGCGGCAAATTTTTGGTGTGCAATGCGGACGAGGGTGACCCAGGTGCGTACATGGACCGGAGTGTACTGGAGGGCAACCCACACAGTATCATCGAGGGGATGCTCATCGGCGCCTACGGCACCGGCGCCACGGAGGGGGTCATCTACGTGCGGGACGAATACCCTCTTGCCATCAAACACCTCATCATCGCCCTCCGCCAAGCACGGGAACTAGGTTTGCTGGGAGAGAACATCCTGCGCACCGGCTTTTCCTTCGACATCCGCCTGGTGCGCGGCGCCGGTGCCTTCGTGTGTGGCGAAGAGACCGCCTTGATGCACTCCATCGAGGGCCGAGTAGGCGAGCCTCGTCAGCGGCCGCCGTTCCCGGTACAAAGGGGGATCAACGGCCGCCCCACGGCCATCAACAATGTGGAAACCTGGGCCAACATCCCGGTGATCTTTGAGATGGGCGCAGATAAGTTCGCGTCCATAGGGACCAAGGGGAACTCCGGCACCAAGATCTTCAGCCTGGTGGGGAAGATTCGAAACACCGGCTTGGTGGAGGTGCCGATGGGCATCACCATCAAGGAAATCGTCTACGACATCGGGGGAGGGCCCGTGGGTAAGGCGAAGATCAAGGCCGTGCAGACCGGTGGTCCCTCGGGCGGGTGTATTCCTGCCAGCCTCTTCGACCTGCCCATCGACTACGACAGCCTCTCCCAGGCCGGCTCGATTATGGGCTCGGGGGGCATGATCGTCATGGATGAGAACACATGCATGGTGGACGTGGCCAAGTACTTCATGAACTTTCTGCGCGACGAGTCCTGTGGCAAATGCTTCACCTGCCGCAAGGGGACGCAGCGCATGTGGGAGATTGTAGACGACATCTCGCGCGGCAAGGGCCGGCCTGAGCAGATTGACCTGTTGCAGGAGTTGGCCGAGGTGGTTAAGGACACCACCATGTGCGGGCTGGGACAGACAGCCTCCAACCCCGTTCTCTCCACCCTTCGTTACTTCCGCCACGAGTATGAGGAACACATTCACCGGCGGACCTGCCAGGCGGGCGTGTGCAAGGAGTTGGTGGGTGCCCCGTGTCAGTCTGCGTGCCCCCTCGGTACTGAGGCATGGCGGTACGTGGCCCACATCGCCCGCGGGGAATACGAGGAGGCCTATCGGGCTATCAGGGAAGCCAACCCATTCCCTTCGGTCTGTGCGCGGGTGTGTCACCATCCGTGTGAAGATCGCTGTCGTGCGGGCGTGGTGAGCGGCCAGGCCATCGCCATCCGCGCCTTGAAGCGCTTCATCACCGACCGCATGGACCCCATGTCGTATCGCCCCACGCGGACCAAGAAGGTGCTCAAGAGCAGTCCCGCCGTGGCGATCGTCGGTGCCGGCCCGGCTGGTTTGACTGCGGCCCACTATCTGTCCCTCATGGGCTATCGCGTAACCGTGTTCGAGGCTGAGCAGCGTGCCGGGGGCATGATGGTGAGCGCCATCCCTGCCTACCGTCTGCCGCGGGAAACCTTGGAAAAGGAGATCGCCTCGGTTCTGGACAAGAGCATCACCATCAAGTACGGCGTTGCCTTGGGAAAGGACATTACCATCGAAGGACTGTTCAAGGACGGTTTCAAGGCCGTCTTTCTGGCACTCGGTGCCCACAAGAGCCGGCGGCTGGGGATCGAGGGTGAGGACGCCGAAGGCGTGTTCCCATCTATCCAGTACCTGCGTTCGTTCAATCTTGAGGGCAAGCAGGAGGCTTGGGGCAGAGTTGGGGTGATCGGCGGGGGCAACTCGGCGGTGGATGCGGCGCGCGTAGCCCTGCGGCAGAGGGATGTGCGCAGTGTGACCATCTTTTACCGCCGTACGCGCGAGGAGATGCCGGCGTTCGAAGAGGAGATTGAGGCGGCGCTTCAGGAAGGGGTGCGCCTGGAGACGCTGGTCTCTCCGGTAGCAGTCTTAACAAGGAGAGGGCGCGTTGCCGGTCTTCGCCTAATCCGCAACACCCTCGGCGATGTGGACGCCAGCGGCAGGAGGCGGCCAGTGCCTGTTCCTGGCTCTGAATTCGAGTGTGAGTTGGATTCTCTCGTCGTGGCCATCAGCGAGGGCTCCGATGTCGACTCAGTGGCGGTTGCCAGTGGCCAGAAGATAGAGACGACCCCGCAGGATACAGTGAAGGTGGACCCTGAGACCCTGTGCACGAACGTGCCGGGGGTCTTTGCGGGTGGCGATGTAGTCAGGGGGCCGAATACCGTGGTAGATGCCATCGCCGACGGCAAGCGCGCCGCGACAATGATCGATCGCTTCATCCGCGGTGAGCCCCTGGCCCAGCCACCAGAGGTGCGCTTGCCAAAGGTCTACGTGCCGCCGGTGCAGGTGAGCGAGGAATTGGCTGGTGCGCGACGGGTGGAAGTACCCCGCGCGTCCGTGGAGTGGCGCAAGAGGGGATTTGCCGAGGTGGAGATGTCCCTCACTACCGAAGAAGCCACTCGCGAAGCTAGCCGCTGCCTGCGCTGCGACCTGGAATTTGTGCAGAGGCCCGAACAGAGAGCCTGA